The Tepidibacter aestuarii genome contains a region encoding:
- the dapG gene encoding aspartate kinase yields MSILVQKFGGTSVESYEKMNKVCEIIKKYKDDGHDLVIVVSAMGRKGAPYATDTLIQLCKEVNEDVSKRELDLIMSCGEIISGTILVNILKSKKINSVLLTGAQAGIITNGKYGDSSVVDVNPNRIKEELEKDNVVVVTGFQGVTENGEVTTLGRGGSDTSAVIVGAGLNARVVEIYTDVDGIMTADPRIEPNAKVIECINYEEVFQMAEKGAKVIHPRAVEIAKNNNIILKIKNTLNPGNGTSIGSYLSKEIDTYMNNNKDLMTGIANANGIVQVKIMDCEETIFTDVLSDMEQNDISIDMINFFVKEKAFTIDEEKSKCLEKLLDKYSINYEIVEDCSKVTLIGSRINGIPGVMVRIVRVLSQEKIEILQTSDSRMTISCLIKKKDLIKAVNALHREFNLSK; encoded by the coding sequence ATGAGTATATTAGTTCAAAAATTTGGAGGAACATCAGTAGAATCGTATGAAAAAATGAATAAGGTATGCGAAATAATAAAAAAATACAAAGATGATGGACATGACTTAGTTATTGTAGTCTCTGCAATGGGAAGAAAAGGCGCTCCATACGCAACAGATACTCTGATACAACTTTGTAAAGAAGTTAATGAAGATGTATCAAAGAGAGAACTTGATCTTATAATGTCTTGCGGTGAGATAATATCTGGTACTATACTTGTTAATATACTAAAAAGTAAAAAAATCAACTCTGTATTATTAACAGGTGCTCAAGCTGGAATTATTACTAATGGAAAATACGGAGACTCATCAGTTGTTGATGTGAATCCGAATAGAATAAAAGAAGAACTAGAAAAAGACAATGTAGTAGTAGTAACTGGATTCCAAGGAGTAACAGAAAATGGAGAGGTCACAACACTTGGAAGAGGAGGAAGTGATACATCTGCTGTAATTGTTGGAGCAGGGCTAAATGCGAGAGTTGTTGAAATTTATACAGATGTAGATGGAATAATGACTGCTGATCCTAGAATAGAACCAAATGCTAAGGTTATAGAGTGTATAAACTATGAAGAAGTATTCCAAATGGCTGAAAAAGGGGCTAAGGTCATTCACCCAAGAGCAGTTGAAATAGCTAAGAATAATAATATTATTTTGAAAATTAAGAATACTTTAAATCCAGGAAATGGAACCAGTATAGGTTCATATTTATCAAAAGAAATAGACACATATATGAATAATAACAAAGATTTAATGACAGGCATAGCTAATGCAAACGGTATAGTGCAGGTTAAAATTATGGATTGTGAAGAAACTATATTCACAGATGTATTAAGTGATATGGAACAAAATGATATAAGTATAGATATGATAAATTTCTTTGTAAAAGAAAAGGCATTTACTATTGATGAAGAAAAATCAAAGTGTCTTGAAAAATTGCTTGATAAATACAGTATAAATTACGAAATAGTAGAAGATTGCTCAAAAGTCACTTTAATAGGTAGCAGAATCAATGGTATACCAGGAGTCATGGTTAGAATAGTTAGGGTATTATCTCAAGAAAAAATAGAAATACTTCAAACATCAGATTCTCGTATGACTATATCTTGCCTAATAAAGAAAAAAGATTTGATAAAAGCCGTTAATGCTCTTCATAGAGAATTTAACCTATCAAAATAA
- a CDS encoding M16 family metallopeptidase has translation MSKKCTLDNGLVIVGEEINHVNSVSFGIWIGAGSRYEDEHTNGMSHFIEHMLFKGTKNRTAKKIAQEVDSLGGQINAFTSKETTCYYVKMLDEHIESGINILSDMILNPLFLDQDISKEKSVVLEEISMYEDSPEDLAHDMLFEMIYKNQGIGRNILGTRTSLQKIKREDMIEFFNNYYVPSNCVISISGNFDFDKMVEIIQRKFKGWNNKKDKNININNCNFNLGITTKNKDIEQMNLCMGLEGIGLESEDIYALSIVNNIFGSSMSSRLFQNIREEQGTVYSIYSYLTMNKGLGVFNIASSMSEKNIYKVYNSIVNEIKSIRQNSLTKEEIKRSKEQLKGNYILSLESTSSRMMSMGKSQILLNKINNPKDIINKINNVADGEIDNIIKEIFDIDKIAISVVGKNSENLSF, from the coding sequence GTGTCTAAGAAATGTACTCTAGATAATGGTTTAGTTATAGTAGGTGAAGAAATAAATCACGTAAACTCTGTAAGTTTTGGAATTTGGATAGGTGCTGGAAGTAGGTATGAAGATGAACATACAAATGGAATGTCTCACTTTATAGAGCATATGTTATTTAAAGGAACTAAGAATAGAACTGCAAAAAAAATAGCTCAGGAAGTAGATAGTCTAGGTGGACAGATAAATGCTTTTACTAGTAAAGAAACAACTTGCTATTATGTAAAAATGCTTGATGAACATATAGAGTCTGGAATAAATATATTGTCGGATATGATATTAAATCCTCTGTTTTTAGATCAAGATATATCAAAAGAAAAAAGTGTTGTACTTGAAGAAATAAGTATGTATGAGGATTCACCAGAAGATTTAGCTCATGACATGTTATTTGAAATGATTTATAAAAACCAAGGAATTGGAAGAAATATATTAGGAACAAGAACTTCTTTACAAAAAATAAAAAGAGAAGATATGATAGAATTTTTTAATAACTACTATGTTCCTAGCAATTGTGTAATATCTATATCTGGTAACTTTGACTTTGATAAAATGGTTGAAATTATACAACGAAAATTTAAAGGCTGGAATAATAAAAAAGATAAAAACATAAATATTAATAATTGTAATTTTAATTTAGGAATTACAACTAAAAATAAAGATATAGAACAAATGAACTTATGCATGGGACTTGAAGGTATAGGACTTGAAAGTGAAGATATATATGCTTTATCAATTGTAAACAATATATTTGGATCTAGTATGAGCTCTAGATTATTTCAAAATATAAGAGAAGAACAGGGAACAGTGTATTCTATTTACTCATATTTAACTATGAACAAGGGGTTAGGTGTATTTAATATAGCTTCGAGTATGAGTGAAAAAAATATATATAAAGTGTACAATTCTATTGTTAATGAAATAAAATCGATTAGACAAAACAGTCTTACAAAAGAAGAGATAAAAAGATCAAAGGAGCAATTAAAGGGAAATTATATATTAAGTCTTGAAAGTACCAGCAGCAGAATGATGTCTATGGGTAAGTCACAAATTTTACTAAATAAGATAAATAACCCAAAAGATATAATAAATAAAATAAACAATGTAGCAGATGGTGAAATAGATAATATAATAAAAGAGATTTTTGACATAGATAAAATAGCCATTTCTGTAGTTGGTAAGAACAGTGAAAATTTAAGTTTTTAG
- a CDS encoding polysaccharide deacetylase family protein, whose product MIVIIKKKKLIRAVLLILAIGMMSLITNYSVTCFNNKQEPFYKGNKENSNHVAITCNVDWGNEYIEGILQTLKEENIKITFMVTGRWADKYPDLLMKIKEDGHEIGNHGYKHIDYSKLDYKSNYEEIEKSKKIIDNIIKEDTKFFEPPSGYYNESTVKAAVDLNYIPIKWTIDTIDWKYKDNPEKIVQRIKSKNMEESGIILMHPTKATSQALKSIIETIRNNGYEVGSLSDVFDVE is encoded by the coding sequence ATGATAGTTATAATTAAAAAGAAAAAATTAATTAGAGCGGTGTTACTTATATTAGCTATTGGAATGATGAGTCTTATAACTAACTATAGTGTAACATGCTTTAATAATAAGCAAGAACCATTCTATAAAGGGAATAAAGAAAACTCAAACCATGTAGCTATAACCTGTAATGTGGATTGGGGAAATGAATACATAGAGGGTATACTCCAAACTCTTAAAGAAGAAAATATTAAAATAACTTTTATGGTTACAGGTAGGTGGGCAGATAAATATCCAGACCTACTGATGAAAATAAAGGAAGATGGTCATGAAATTGGAAATCATGGATATAAACATATCGATTATAGTAAACTTGACTATAAATCAAATTACGAAGAAATAGAAAAATCAAAAAAGATAATAGACAATATAATAAAAGAGGATACTAAATTTTTTGAACCTCCATCTGGATATTATAATGAAAGTACTGTAAAAGCAGCAGTGGATTTAAATTATATACCTATAAAATGGACAATAGACACTATAGATTGGAAGTATAAAGACAATCCTGAAAAAATAGTACAGAGAATAAAATCAAAAAACATGGAGGAATCTGGTATTATATTAATGCACCCAACAAAAGCTACATCACAAGCTTTAAAATCTATAATAGAAACTATAAGAAACAATGGATATGAGGTGGGAAGCCTTAGCGATGTATTTGATGTTGAATAA
- the pnp gene encoding polyribonucleotide nucleotidyltransferase has translation MYKNFEMDLAGRKLSVEIGKVCEMSNGSCMIKYGDSVVLVNACASSQPREGIDFFPLSVDYEERLYSVGKIPGGFIKREGRPSEKAILTSRLIDRPIRPLFPKGYRNDVQVVTTVMSTDPNCPTDIVAMIGSSVALSISDIPFNGPTGAICIGLIDEEFVVNPTVDQKKESQLNLVVSGTKDAIMMVEAGSNEVSEDLMLDAIMFAHEQIKEIVAFIEKIVEEVGKEKQDVVLYKPDEDIEVAVREYACENMRQAIRTVEKLERAENMAKVKEDTLSHFEEMYPENIKDVDAVLHSIIKELVRDMIVNEKIRPDNRKSDEIRSIWSEAGVLPRTHGSGLFTRGQTQVLTVATLGALGDVQIIDGLEDEEDKRYMHHYNFPAYSVGETRPLRGPGRREIGHGALAERALEPMIPSKEEFPYTIRLVSEVLSSNGSTSQASVCGSTLSLLDAGVPIKDMVAGIAMGLIKENENIAILSDIQGMEDFLGDMDFKVAGTPNGITAIQMDIKIAGIDKEILKTALAQAREGRIHILNEMKKTLDTPREEMSKYAPRIIKLKIHPDKVRDVIGPGGKTITAIIEETGVKIDIEKDGEVFIMSPDKELGQRAKDMILTIVKEVEEGEIYEGKVTRIMNFGAFVEILPKKEGLIHISNIAHERVEKVEDVLKIGDTVKVKVTEIDKQGRINLSRKALIEKPVKKETEKKDTEGK, from the coding sequence ATGTATAAAAATTTTGAAATGGATTTAGCAGGAAGAAAACTTTCTGTAGAAATAGGTAAAGTATGTGAAATGTCAAATGGAAGTTGTATGATAAAATATGGTGACAGTGTTGTACTTGTAAATGCATGTGCATCTTCTCAACCAAGAGAGGGAATCGATTTCTTCCCACTTAGCGTTGATTATGAGGAAAGACTTTACTCGGTGGGTAAAATACCTGGAGGATTCATAAAGAGAGAAGGAAGACCATCAGAAAAGGCTATTTTAACATCTAGATTAATAGATAGACCTATTAGACCTTTATTTCCAAAGGGATATAGAAATGATGTACAAGTTGTAACAACTGTAATGTCTACAGATCCTAATTGTCCAACTGATATAGTGGCAATGATAGGTTCATCTGTGGCTCTTTCGATATCAGATATACCATTTAATGGGCCAACTGGAGCTATATGCATAGGATTAATAGACGAGGAGTTCGTGGTTAACCCAACTGTAGATCAGAAAAAAGAAAGTCAGTTAAACTTAGTAGTATCTGGAACTAAAGATGCTATAATGATGGTTGAAGCGGGTTCTAATGAAGTAAGCGAAGATTTAATGCTAGACGCTATTATGTTTGCGCACGAACAGATAAAAGAGATAGTTGCGTTTATTGAGAAGATAGTAGAAGAGGTCGGCAAAGAAAAGCAAGATGTTGTTTTATATAAGCCAGATGAAGATATTGAAGTAGCTGTTAGAGAATATGCTTGTGAAAATATGAGACAAGCTATAAGAACAGTTGAAAAGCTTGAAAGAGCTGAAAATATGGCCAAGGTTAAAGAAGATACTTTATCTCATTTTGAAGAAATGTATCCAGAGAATATTAAAGATGTGGATGCAGTTTTACATAGTATCATAAAAGAGTTAGTAAGAGATATGATTGTAAATGAAAAAATAAGACCGGATAATAGAAAGTCAGATGAAATAAGATCTATATGGTCAGAGGCTGGAGTTCTTCCAAGAACTCATGGTTCAGGACTTTTCACAAGAGGACAAACACAGGTTTTAACTGTAGCAACTCTTGGAGCTTTAGGTGATGTACAAATAATAGATGGACTTGAGGATGAAGAAGATAAAAGATATATGCACCATTATAATTTCCCTGCGTATAGTGTAGGAGAAACAAGACCATTAAGAGGCCCTGGAAGAAGAGAAATAGGACATGGAGCACTTGCAGAAAGAGCACTTGAGCCTATGATTCCAAGTAAAGAAGAGTTCCCATATACAATAAGATTGGTATCGGAAGTATTAAGCTCTAATGGATCTACATCTCAAGCAAGTGTTTGCGGTAGTACATTATCATTACTTGATGCAGGAGTTCCTATAAAAGATATGGTAGCAGGTATTGCGATGGGACTTATAAAAGAAAATGAAAATATAGCGATTCTATCTGATATACAAGGAATGGAAGACTTCCTAGGAGATATGGACTTTAAAGTTGCCGGTACTCCAAATGGAATAACAGCTATACAAATGGATATAAAAATAGCTGGAATAGATAAAGAAATACTAAAAACTGCACTTGCTCAAGCTAGAGAAGGTAGAATTCATATACTTAATGAAATGAAGAAGACATTAGATACTCCTAGAGAAGAAATGTCTAAATATGCTCCTAGAATAATAAAATTAAAAATACATCCAGATAAGGTTAGAGACGTTATAGGACCTGGTGGAAAGACTATAACTGCTATAATAGAAGAGACTGGTGTTAAAATAGATATAGAAAAAGATGGAGAAGTATTTATAATGTCTCCAGATAAAGAATTAGGACAAAGAGCAAAAGATATGATATTAACTATTGTTAAAGAAGTTGAAGAAGGGGAAATTTATGAAGGAAAAGTAACTAGAATAATGAATTTTGGTGCTTTTGTAGAAATATTACCTAAAAAAGAAGGTTTAATTCATATATCTAATATAGCTCATGAAAGAGTAGAAAAAGTTGAAGATGTTCTTAAAATAGGAGATACAGTAAAAGTTAAAGTTACTGAAATAGATAAGCAAGGAAGAATAAATCTTTCAAGAAAAGCATTAATTGAAAAGCCTGTAAAGAAAGAAACTGAAAAGAAAGATACAGAAGGAAAATAA
- the rpsO gene encoding 30S ribosomal protein S15, translating into MLQGAKKQEIIETYKTHEGDTGSPEVQIALLTTRINELNDHLKMHKKDHHSRRGLLKMVGTRRRLLKYLKEKDLDRYKTLIAKLGLRK; encoded by the coding sequence ATGTTACAAGGAGCTAAAAAGCAAGAAATAATCGAAACTTACAAAACTCATGAGGGAGATACTGGTTCTCCAGAAGTGCAAATAGCATTACTTACTACTAGAATAAATGAGTTAAATGATCACTTAAAAATGCACAAGAAAGATCACCACTCAAGAAGAGGTCTTTTAAAGATGGTTGGAACTAGAAGACGTTTACTTAAGTACTTAAAAGAAAAAGATTTAGACAGATATAAGACTTTAATCGCAAAATTAGGATTAAGAAAATAA
- a CDS encoding YlmC/YmxH family sporulation protein produces MKLSSIAGKEIVNLTTGERLGIIAESDLVVDEGTGKIMALVIPRDRSFFSFRRDKSTLEVPWKNVKKIGNDMIIIEYEGNI; encoded by the coding sequence ATGAAATTATCTTCTATTGCTGGCAAAGAGATTGTTAATCTGACAACAGGGGAGAGGCTGGGAATTATAGCTGAATCAGACTTAGTAGTTGATGAAGGAACAGGAAAAATTATGGCTTTGGTTATACCAAGAGATAGAAGCTTCTTTTCATTTAGAAGAGATAAATCTACCTTAGAGGTTCCATGGAAAAATGTAAAAAAAATAGGTAATGATATGATCATAATTGAATATGAAGGCAATATATAA
- a CDS encoding bifunctional riboflavin kinase/FAD synthetase, whose product MKIITDLQDVNIEQDTVVTIGNFDGVHKGHQKIIKDTISIAKKKKMKSVLFTFANHPVNFFEKDKLKNIITKEDKYEIINEMGIDIVVSIPFNEFITKLDPKEYIQEILLDKLHAKQVVIGHDFRFGQNRGGNAQFLENMGGIYGFDVKVMDPICMEEIRISSTYVRNLLELGHVDKVSEFLGRPYELKGTVVHGKKIGKDILGFPTINLRYDENILIPKIGVYQTKVNIDGKIYDGATNIGYSPTVKQNEFTVETYILKYDGDLYEKEVSINFIRRIRDEIKFDTIQDLKKQMNMDIENIISYSS is encoded by the coding sequence ATGAAAATAATTACAGATTTACAAGATGTAAATATAGAGCAAGATACTGTTGTAACTATCGGAAATTTCGATGGTGTACATAAGGGTCATCAAAAGATAATAAAAGATACTATATCAATAGCTAAAAAGAAAAAAATGAAAAGTGTACTTTTTACATTTGCTAATCATCCTGTTAATTTTTTTGAAAAAGATAAACTGAAAAATATAATTACTAAGGAAGATAAATATGAAATTATAAATGAAATGGGAATCGATATAGTCGTCTCTATACCATTTAATGAATTTATAACAAAATTAGATCCAAAAGAGTACATACAGGAAATTCTCTTGGATAAATTGCATGCAAAACAAGTAGTTATAGGGCATGATTTTAGATTCGGTCAAAATAGAGGTGGAAATGCTCAGTTTTTAGAAAATATGGGGGGAATTTATGGCTTTGATGTAAAAGTTATGGATCCTATTTGTATGGAAGAGATAAGGATAAGTAGTACTTATGTAAGGAATTTGTTAGAGCTTGGTCATGTAGATAAGGTGAGTGAATTTTTAGGAAGACCATATGAGCTTAAAGGAACTGTTGTACATGGTAAAAAAATAGGAAAAGATATACTAGGATTTCCAACTATTAATTTAAGGTATGATGAAAATATATTGATTCCTAAAATTGGTGTTTATCAAACAAAAGTAAATATAGACGGGAAAATCTATGATGGTGCAACCAACATAGGATATAGTCCAACTGTCAAACAAAATGAATTTACAGTTGAAACATATATACTTAAATATGATGGAGACTTATACGAAAAGGAAGTATCTATTAATTTTATCAGAAGAATTAGAGATGAAATAAAGTTTGATACAATACAGGATTTAAAGAAACAGATGAATATGGATATAGAGAATATAATTTCGTATTCATCATAA